A window from Salvia miltiorrhiza cultivar Shanhuang (shh) chromosome 2, IMPLAD_Smil_shh, whole genome shotgun sequence encodes these proteins:
- the LOC131012177 gene encoding polyphenol oxidase I, chloroplastic-like, with translation MASLYLHCTTTASSSPAPPSSKPHPLLSKPTPFLSHARRNHRHPLRVSASASPNQSDSDSQGKLDRRNVLLGLGGLYGATNLISTEAASANPVQAPELDKCGTATNLNTGEQLDINCCPPITGNIIDYQLPPVYNLRTRKSAHRLTPTEAFKYNLAIERMKKLPEDDPRSFMQQAFIHCAYCNGAYNQPGQGDLDIQVHNSWLFFPFHRWYLYFYERILGNLIGDPTFALPFWNWDNPKGMTIPPIFLDPNAAIYDSKRNPANLTAVVDLGMTGNTDPMQLVTNNLTVMYTEMIRGNADVYDFMGQPYREGTPVSPGPGSSERGSHTALHVFVGDPREPSGEDMGNFYSAGRDPLFYCHHANVDRMWTLWKDVLPSDVVPEKTITDPDYLNASFLFYDENAQLVRVYVRDSIDTRKMGYDLQRIDLPWLDYRPPIQTALARIKKTSSSAPKAATLFPLKLNKVVRFEVQKTKKGKADELLVLEDITVDTTKFLKFDVFVNDEDDNPLELDKAAYAGTYAQVPHKAPKKTSTTSIRLKLTDLYEDMDIADDDTIVVTIVPRHEGPGVTIGGIKIIENPAKA, from the coding sequence ATGGCTTCCCTCTACCTTCATTGCACCACCACCGCCTCCTCCTCCCCCGCCCCTCCCTCTTCCAAACCCCACCCTCTCCTATCCAAGCCCACACCTTTCCTCTCCCATGCAAGGCGGAACCACCGCCACCCCCTCCGCGTCTCGGCCTCCGCCAGCCCAAACCAAAGCGACTCCGATTCCCAAGGCAAACTCGACCGCCGCAACGTCCTCCTCGGTCTGGGCGGCCTCTACGGCGCAACCAACCTGATCTCCACCGAGGCAGCATCCGCCAACCCGGTGCAAGCACCGGAGCTGGACAAATGCGGCACCGCCACCAACCTGAACACCGGCGAGCAGCTGGACATCAACTGCTGCCCACCGATCACGGGCAACATCATCGACTACCAGCTTCCGCCCGTGTATAACCTGCGAACCCGCAAATCCGCCCACCGCCTCACGCCAACGGAGGCCTTCAAGTACAACCTGGCGATCGAGCGCATGAAGAAACTTCCCGAAGACGACCCCCGCAGCTTCATGCAGCAGGCCTTCATCCACTGCGCCTACTGCAACGGAGCCTACAACCAGCCCGGGCAGGGCGACCTTGACATCCAAGTCCACAATTCATGGCTCTTCTTCCCTTTCCACAGATGGTATCTGTATTTCTACGAGAGAATCCTCGGAAATCTCATCGGCGATCCCACTTTCGCCCTGCCCTTCTGGAATTGGGACAACCCTAAAGGGATGACCATCCCACCCATATTTCTCGACCCCAACGCCGCCATCTACGACTCCAAGCGCAACCCGGCCAACCTGACCGCGGTGGTGGACCTCGGCATGACCGGGAATACAGACCCTATGCAGTTGGTAACCAACAACCTGACTGTGATGTACACGGAGATGATCCGGGGGAATGCCGACGTCTATGACTTCATGGGTCAGCCCTATCGCGAAGGCACCCCGGTCAGCCCTGGACCGGGCTCCTCTGAGAGGGGGTCCCACACGGCCCTCCACGTCTTCGTAGGGGACCCACGGGAGCCGAGCGGTGAAGACATGGGCAACTTCTACTCGGCGGGGCGGGACCCGCTCTTCTACTGCCACCACGCCAATGTTGACCGCATGTGGACTCTATGGAAGGACGTCCTCCCCAGCGACGTGGTGCCCGAAAAGACCATCACCGATCCCGACTACCTCAACGCCTCTTTCCTCTTCTACGACGAGAACGCGCAGCTCGTGCGCGTCTACGTCCGGGACAGCATCGACACCCGGAAGATGGGGTACGATCTGCAGAGGATCGACCTGCCCTGGCTCGACTACCGGCCCCCGATCCAGACCGCCCTCGCCAGGATCAAGAAGACCTCCAGCTCGGCCCCCAAGGCCGCCACGCTCTTCCCACTCAAGCTCAACAAAGTGGTGAGGTTCGAGGTGCAGAAGACCAAGAAGGGCAAGGCCGACGAGCTGCTCGTGCTTGAGGACATTACTGTTGACACCACCAAGTTCCTCAAGTTCGACGTCTTCGTCAACGATGAGGACGACAACCCGCTCGAGCTCGACAAGGCGGCCTACGCGGGGACTTATGCGCAGGTGCCGCACAAGGCTCCCAAGAAAACGTCGACCACGTCCATCAGGTTGAAGCTCACGGACTTGTATGAAGACATGGACATCGCTGATGACGATACCATTGTTGTCACCATTGTGCCGAGGCACGAGGGACCTGGAGTCACCATTGGCGGCATCAAGATCATTGAGAATCCAGCTAAAGCTTGA